A genomic region of Catalinimonas niigatensis contains the following coding sequences:
- a CDS encoding DUF4421 family protein — translation MPLKPFFIRLAFTFFCLFIYASRVFAQDEAYVQTFKDTLNVKFIITNRTLNTSLQGNEQDKRMKLAPNQLSYLGIGGYIWGIGFQLHQALPIGWFYDNELLDDSRVFDFQGTLFRNKWLLDGGYQSYQNLYISNPDDFADGQALMSGEQFDLRRMLGTVTYALNGRRLAFKSAFNLNHRQLQSAGSGLLTAGYAYTRLKSENPALSSIPIQEALPSAIRGVSFLLRPGYAYHFVYRKFYLHTSAAAGLALQYQTYTRAEVRQNNWGLAPSYNLRGSLGYDNGRYFASLLGVFYRTSLEVEELHLRENAHNIQLMVGYRFAEPKWLLDRKPAILKKLQ, via the coding sequence ATGCCTCTGAAACCTTTTTTTATACGATTAGCCTTTACCTTTTTTTGTCTTTTTATCTATGCTTCAAGAGTGTTTGCTCAGGATGAAGCCTATGTACAGACTTTTAAAGACACCCTAAACGTTAAGTTCATTATCACCAACCGCACGCTCAACACCAGTTTGCAGGGCAATGAGCAAGATAAGCGTATGAAGCTTGCACCCAACCAGCTCAGTTATCTGGGTATTGGCGGTTATATCTGGGGCATTGGCTTTCAGCTTCATCAGGCTTTGCCTATTGGCTGGTTTTATGACAACGAACTGTTAGACGACAGCCGGGTATTTGACTTTCAGGGCACCCTCTTTCGGAATAAATGGCTGCTGGATGGAGGCTATCAGTCGTATCAAAACCTTTATATCAGTAATCCTGATGACTTCGCAGATGGGCAGGCCCTGATGTCGGGAGAGCAGTTTGACCTCAGGCGAATGCTGGGAACGGTCACTTATGCGCTCAATGGGAGGCGTCTCGCCTTCAAATCTGCTTTCAACCTGAACCATCGTCAGTTGCAGAGTGCAGGAAGCGGGCTACTCACCGCAGGTTATGCGTATACCCGACTGAAGAGTGAAAACCCTGCTCTTTCCTCCATTCCTATTCAGGAAGCATTACCTTCTGCCATCCGGGGCGTCTCTTTTCTGCTTCGCCCGGGCTATGCCTATCATTTTGTCTACCGTAAGTTTTATCTGCATACTTCTGCTGCCGCCGGCCTGGCCCTGCAATACCAGACCTACACCAGGGCGGAGGTAAGGCAAAACAACTGGGGACTAGCGCCCAGCTATAACCTGAGAGGCTCTCTGGGCTATGACAACGGACGTTATTTTGCCAGTCTGCTGGGCGTTTTCTACCGCACCTCCCTAGAGGTAGAGGAGCTGCACTTGCGCGAAAACGCCCATAATATACAACTGATGGTAGGCTATCGCTTTGCAGAACCTAAATGGCTGTTGGATAGAAAACCGGCTATCCTGAAGAAATTACAGTAG
- a CDS encoding prephenate dehydrogenase, producing the protein MNICIVGLGLLGGSTALGLKAKDSSYRIIGVDSNRDHAARALLGEIADKIMTLEKAVLIADVTILATPVNVILKQLPKVLDILPRNAVLIDLGSTKELICQSVSNHPKRGQYVAAHPIAGTEHSGPDAAFAELLPGKQMILCERERSGIEALEMVENLFKLKLNMRMSYMDPAAHDRHIAYVSHLSHISSFALSTTVLDKEKDEFSIFEMAGSGFSSTVRLAKSSAKMWAPIFTQNTKNISSALGAYIKNLQRFKDMIDAQDEAASKQEITRANDIKRILSGIDK; encoded by the coding sequence ATGAACATTTGCATTGTCGGATTAGGATTACTGGGCGGCTCCACAGCCCTCGGATTGAAGGCAAAAGACAGCAGTTATCGCATCATTGGTGTAGATAGCAACCGGGACCATGCTGCCCGTGCTTTGTTGGGAGAGATCGCCGATAAAATCATGACGCTGGAAAAGGCAGTGCTGATTGCGGATGTCACCATACTGGCTACGCCAGTCAATGTGATCCTGAAGCAATTGCCCAAAGTATTGGACATATTACCCCGCAATGCGGTGCTTATTGACCTCGGCTCTACCAAAGAACTGATCTGTCAGTCGGTAAGCAATCATCCCAAGCGTGGGCAGTATGTGGCAGCCCACCCTATCGCCGGTACTGAGCACTCCGGGCCGGATGCTGCCTTTGCCGAGCTGCTGCCGGGCAAGCAGATGATCCTATGTGAGCGTGAACGCTCCGGCATAGAAGCCCTGGAGATGGTAGAAAACCTCTTTAAGCTCAAACTGAACATGCGTATGAGCTATATGGACCCTGCTGCCCACGATCGGCATATCGCTTATGTGTCGCATCTGAGCCACATCAGTTCTTTTGCCCTCAGCACCACCGTGCTGGACAAAGAGAAAGATGAGTTTAGCATTTTTGAGATGGCTGGCAGTGGATTTTCTTCTACCGTAAGGCTGGCCAAAAGCTCCGCTAAGATGTGGGCACCCATTTTTACCCAGAATACCAAAAACATCTCTTCGGCACTGGGAGCCTACATCAAAAATTTACAACGCTTTAAAGATATGATTGACGCTCAGGATGAAGCCGCCAGTAAGCAGGAAATCACCCGGGCCAATGACATCAAAAGAATTCTCTCGGGGATTGATAAATGA